From Styela clava chromosome 6, kaStyClav1.hap1.2, whole genome shotgun sequence, one genomic window encodes:
- the LOC120331135 gene encoding protein unc-93 homolog A-like: protein MNDDSSYLTESRRKVTFYSCSVGFSLAIGASFSLSALQSSINVKDGIGTTSLLFKFGASILGSSIALPFVLKRYGPKFALIAGQLCNTLYTLVNFYPEWYTMYPTAFIAGFASCWAWGGSAVIVHNIASSVKTENGDSSSQRYFGMFLVIMSSGQIFSNAVTELILNSDKIEAFISGEDNVDIINSSIVYLSSRHLLTCGSNDCPSEYSFQGKSTKFSVLIPNQTLLRILLCIYVVMQIGGASIHYFLLEDTLYTSENDESSASAPLLKKETSAFTDFFTGLKDTCKHVTSLHGLLTLPVMLLYGLTIAYIWTEYNRAFVSCIVGVQQVGICTVIVDIMSLVTSLVISKSAKKIGLPTLFAVGLIYDLINYTISLLWVPTVSTTFLSYVFSATFGVTHGIRRNTVFLVTSTHSADADIGFSLQALGETLGALLNYAWSIPLCVNEKIYIMMSLTIIATICWAIAKVVLGRNN from the exons ATGAACGATGACTCAAGTTATTTAACTGAGTCGAGGCGCAAAGTAACTTTTTATTCGTGCTCTGTTGGATTCTCTCTCGCTATTGGAGCTTCATTCA GTTTGTCAGCATTACAAAGTAGTATAAACGTCAAAGATGGTATTGGCACCACAAGTTTACTCTTCAAATTTGGAGCCAGTATTCTTGGGAGTTCAATCGCTCTACCATTTGTACTGAAAAGATACGGACCAAAGTTTGCGTTGATAGCCGGGCAACTATGCAATACTTTATACACTTTGGTGAATTTTTACCCAG AATGGTATACAATGTATCCCACAGCATTCATAGCTGGTTTTGCTAGCTGTTGGGCTTGGGGCGGTTCTGCCGTTATTGTTCACAATATTGCTTCCAGTGTGAAAACAGAAAACGGCGATAGTTCTTCACAACGTTATTTCGGAATGTTTTTAGTAATAATGTCTTCGGGCCAG ATATTTTCCAATGCTGTGACAGAGCTCATACTAAATTCCGATAAGATTGAAGCATTCATCAGTGGTGAAGATAACGTGGATATAATCAACAGCAGCATTGTGTATCTATCATCTCGTCATTTATTGACATGCGGATCGAACGATTGTCCA AGTGAATACTCATTTCAAGGAAAATCAACAAAGTTTTCTGTGCTAATACCAAATCAAACGTTGTTGCGGATACTACTATGCATATACGTGGTAATGCAAATTGGGGGAGCTTCGATTCACTACTTTCTATTGGAAGATACACTTTATACATCAG aaaatgaTGAATCATCTGCATCGGCGCCTTTACTGAAGAAAGAAACATCAGCTTTCACTGATTTTTTTACCGGCTTAAAAGACACTTGTAAACATGTGACATCTTTACATGGACTTTTAACTTTGCCAGTTATGTTGTTGTACGGTCTGACCATCGCGTATATATGGACCGAATACAACAGAGCATTCGTGTCGTGTATTGTTGGAGTCCAACAG GTTGGAATATGCACGGTCATTGTTGATATAATGTCGTTGGTGACATCATTAGTTATTTCGAAGAGTGCAAAGAAAATTGGTTTGCCGACTCTTTTCGCCGTGGGACTAATATATGATTTGATCAATTATACCATTTCTTTGTTATGGGTACCCACTGTTTCTACCACATTTCTTTCGTACGTTTTCTCTGCTACATTTGGTGTTACCCATGGTATCCGGCGGAATACTGTGTTCT TGGTAACGTCGACTCACTCTGCAGATGCGGACATCGGATTTTCATTACAAGCTCTGGGGGAAACGCTCGGTGCACTTCTCAATTACGCCTGGAGCATTCCCCTCTGtgtcaatgaaaaaatatatattatgatgtCTCTCACCATAATAGCAACAATATGTTGGGCGATTGCAAAGGTTGTTCTTGGtagaaacaattaa